The sequence below is a genomic window from Silene latifolia isolate original U9 population chromosome 7, ASM4854445v1, whole genome shotgun sequence.
ACCGGACCGGTTAGGAGGGGACCCGGACCGGAACCCTTTAGGTCCAGTTTTTTCCGGGTTTGGACCGGACCGGTACTaatttataaggcaaatttagttttattttttaatGTGGACCGGACCGGAGACCGGTCACCATATTTTTTGGGACCCGGAGACCGGACCGGTATGTATCCGGTCTGGACCGGACCGGTCCGGTCTGAACCGAACCGGTCCGGTTTGCCGGTCCGGGCCACTTTTTGTTCACCCCTGCCAACGAGCCAAGGATGACTTTAGATCTCAATTTGTCATCAATATTTATACAAAATTACCAATCCCACCCTACCAAAAAATCTTGTATAATACCATTTCAATACTCGCATTtatcccctttttttttttaatttatgatcGACTAAAGTACTTCGGATAAAACAACCAACATGACGACATCGATAAGTCCATTAAATGATAAGAATATATAGCTGCGCGTAGTAGAAATCAAAATTTCACATTAATCATCACAAAGATTAGGCCTTAAATTATACGGAGTACATTCGTAACATTAAAAgcgaaaaaagaaagaaacaaatACTCATTCTTATTCGGAGTAATAAAAAACTATAAACAATTTTACAACATTAGTCTCTTATCTTACCTATCCATCTATGCATATCCGTATATGATCTTCAATATATGTTCCATCTAGCACAATTTGTTATTGACCTGCATCATAAATAAAAAATAACTCATGTCAGGAATCATGTTCATAAATGCTATAAAAACAACAAATCTAATAATTTATAAAGCATACAATAATAATGACAATACATATTGAATTTGGGAagggaaaacaataaaagaaaggtTAAAAAAAAGTAAATCTTAAATTTCTTGTAATTTATTGATGTCGCTGTATTTATAGGCTATTAAATATAAATAGTTACTCCGTATAGTATTTCACGTATTCTAGAACTTTTAGTTGTATACTTGTATTGGAATTGGTCTTCTCTTAATATCAATCTTAATCTTTAATACTTACGTAATAATAATGCTCCAAAGTCTTTCATAAatattggactctctataatcgctcgaaaaaagcttcctttattaatatacatagatagatagatagatatagatagatatagattttGATCAATCCCATTCATCTATTCATCTACCTTTCTATTTTCAAATAAATCTACAACCATCCGATTTAGTCCAAATTTAATCCGGACCATTGAGAAGTAATAGACCtccacattttttttttcttttttagaaaTGAAGAGGATCCTCGTTTTTGATGTCGGTGTATCTCAATGCACAGACGTAGTCACTACTCACTAGTCAGCTGCCAACCTACGTTACTAGGTACTGTAGTAGGTACAATTGGGATTCCTTGGAGGACAAGGATATTTTCATATTTGTGTTAATTAATTCAATGACAAACATTCGTTATTTAAGCAAttaaaaaaggaaataaatactTAAAATATTGATTCATGTGTAATTTATTACCTAACttctaaattaataccaaatttaaaaggatattaaatgtttaaatacacagttcatagactatacatctgaggtagtacctcttattgtttattttctgagttttattttaaaatttttgagttctgctttagtataaagtttttgagcacatttactaaaacattacactaaaaaaatataatattgctcaaaaagtatatttataaatggtaatatgctcagaaaaaaatgtgtatatgctcaaaaactacaaggtctgaggtactacctcagatgcgtaatcctttttctctttaaatacaacccaatgtgTTATATTTATCATTTCTCTAATAATATATTTACTCCGTcacggtcaattgttgtcttttggtttttGCACAACCAAGGAAAGAAGAATACGGCAATTTACTAAATgataagtggaacaaattgagtgtgaatgatcaaattgttcatcaagttcactcctaaaatagaaaggagaacaactgactgagacaccccaatataaaaaaggacaacaaatgactagtacagagggagtatatagatatagatagatgGAATGCATATTAATTAATATTCCTACTAGTATAGATTTCGCGCAAATGCGCGATTTTTTAGATAGAAATATTAAAGAAAATACGAGTAACAATTCTACAACTcatatttaactcaatttgaaatttaattgtaaaatttattattattaatgttttgtattaatcggtGGAAAAGGTTAAGCTAAGTATAATTCAGTtgtagatataatataatgaaagtccaattacagatatgatataataaaagctCAATTACATATATGATATAATGAAAGCCCAATTATAGCCAAAtttatttaggcgggaaaatttggaaGATCTCTTGTTCTTTCAGTATAAGGGAGATTCTATTTTGGAAATAAAATTATAAGTACCTCAAAACCAAACACTCTCCTGCATCTTAATACAAATTTCCACAAACCCTATTTTTTTCCTCTTTTAAAGAGAGGTCCGTACGTTGCTACTGATTTTTCTTGTTAGCTCTTGTTTGAGTTTCGTCACATCTTTTTAATAtcttggtgtttttttttttacttgataAGTTATTTATTATTTATACTACCTAATATTTTTGACTGATTAATCTacatatatacacatacattccaTGTTCAGATTTTTGTGTTGATATAATTTTTCAAGGATCAACAATCAAGAATCAAGCCATGAGCGAATTCCACGAGGTTTGCTTATTTTCAGTTTCAATCCTACATTATTATCGTCTTCTAATAATATATACTATTGATTGACGCTCCCtcaataaaccctaattttatgtTTTATGTTTTAGTTGTTAATTTTGTAAAACTGTCCCTAAATAAATCCATGCATATAGATAATTTTTTTGTTGAATAATCTTCATCTAATCTAATACAGACTAgtatatattaatatattatcgTCTTATATATAATTTCATATGTTTCAGGTAGCGCCATTTGATCCGacgaagaagaaaaagaagaagaaggtcAATCTGGCAGATGTGGCCGAGAACTCCCACTTATTGGCAGGTACTATATGATTTATTCAAATTCTACATTTTATCGAATTTCTCTTGCGTAGTTGTGCGTGCTACtattttacgatcctacgattttacgatcctacgatccgattccataataaaaaaaattaatatatatttttatataatgacgcTGTAAATcccaaatttcgtgtaagttgttcatacaatgatactaaaatcattaatcattaattaccgatattttatgaataaatattaataaataagtgtgttgattttcaattatatgtttttaccaaataaaaaattacaTTTTGTGAGTTTGTAGAATgttgcgattctacgatccgattctaccgattcgatcctaccctccccatcgatccaaagtagaatcccgatcctgacaacattggttGTGCGTGCTATCGTTTGCTACTAGCTAGGATGTTTAGGCTTCAAACAAGCTTGTAACTTAGTTTTGTCAATATATAGAGTGAGTGATTCATTcatattaattaattcaattgtgTCATTTGTTTTTGTAGATGAAGGCAGTGAAGTTAAGGAAGGAGGGAGTGACCATGATAATCATCTGACAGAACAACCTCTAAATCCTAGTGAACTAATAAGTATACCAACTGACCAAGATTACCTGTATGGAGaggtgaatatatatatatatatatatatgattcaATGCATTTATTTAGTCTGGATGATTGTTGTCTAGCCTCCGTACATACGAAGCCTTACCATATTCGTAATGTCTTTATAACGTCCGTCAAATTTTCAGCTGTTAGAAAGGATTTTCGGTGTCATTAGTATCAAGTCCAAGATGGCTATGAGGCTCCCAGTTCCAGAGGTACTTCGACAGGGAACAAAAAAGACTGTTGTTGTCAACTTTCTCGATTTCTGCAAGACGTGAGTTTGATTCTTATACATTTGATCTTTTAGctctgtatttttttttttaggataTAGACTACTTGAGGTGGTGATGTTATTTTTATATCAGTAAAAAGTGAAAGTAATAAAACCTTGCTTATAAAACAACTGTCATCCAGGATGCACCGGAAACCAGAACATCTGCAAGACTATCTGGAGGCGGAATTGGCTTCCAATGCAGCTCTAGACGGAAAGCTTCAGTTGGTGATTAATGGAAGGTTTCAAGTGAAGCACATTGAATCTATTTTGAGAAAATATGCCAGTAAGTTGTGCCTTTTATCTTACGAAACATATATAACAGGGTTTACTTATTAGTATGGTTTTAGGGTGTTATTCATTATTATATATGAACCCAAGTCTGTTCATAGTAATGAATAACACCCACAGGTGATATGCAATGTTGATCAAATGAATATGTGATATGAATCAAACCATACTAATGGAAATGGGGGTTGTCCTGTGCGTGCATTTGTTGATCAGATGAATATGTGATATGCAATGGGTGTAAGAGTCCTGAAACTGTTCTTACTAAGGAAAATCGCCTCATGTTTGTCACATGTGAAAACGTAAGTGCTATACTATCCTGATTAAGTTTCGTTATTTTTTAAACCTTGCTGCTCATCCGTATCAACCCTGGCCTCGATATAACTCTTAAAGCTAAGTTATATATTTTCCTTTGGTGTGTTGCAGTGTGGTTCTACAAGAACGGTTGCGGCAATCTCCCGAGGCTTCCAAGCTCCAATTCGTCGTGCGAGAAACTCTCGATAAATTGGCTCTAGTGTGTTATTACTATTAAATAATGCAAATCATTATTTAAGTATTGGTTAACTTTTTTTACAAACCCTTAGCAACTTGTTATGCTTCTCTATTAAATTATCTATCAATCAGATTTTCAGTTgtgttgggttcctttgattgatgataacatgcccatttaatgtgtgctatcttagtttatcttttcaggatttatggttaaatcaagcttggattaagaagtgttgagttgttgatcatcccattgtattgagtcttaggtgtcatctaatgtacaagttagaaagTAAAGTATTTTAGAGTAATAGAAATAAATCAAGACGATCACAAAAGTAATGAAAGCAATGGATCTTGTTGCAATTGTAACAACTTGAACTCTTTCTTATCTTTCAAAATGACATTCACGTGTCTTGTATTTGGTAAAATAACTTTCAGATTTTTTCAAGGATTTGGCGTTCAAGAAAAAGTGGTTTGAGTAattatcattttcaaaatgtttcctctttgtgctaTTTTGACCCTTTGGTCTTTCATAAAGAAAGGTTTggtttttgccatttttgtgcaagtttgtcatcatgtgacttgtttcacatcctttgttttctgaaaacttATGGTCACTTTTGGATAAATCTCAAACACTCTTTCTTTCTTTTGCCTTTTGaataagaaccttctttggtgcaagtttgggaggttgttgagactcatcacatgtgatggtctttgacccttcaaaatcCTAACAACTCCTTTGCtcatcctctctataaaaggcgtgccatTTCCTCTAAAAATCCTAAGACTTTTTCTGAGATTTAATTCAAGTTTGCAAAtcatttttaaagcttaaaaaccgagtgtttattttgcaaaacttttaaaagtcttcaagttgttacaatcatggctactgttactttaatatactaaactctctcacttatgaattgttgatcttgtaaaagttgtccgcctcaattctttgttaagaataagatagtggaagcttgatccttataacattcttagtgtgtgtgtagagtttaggacggagtagtcttcaactctttggcaaccggagtaggttgcgagttggcttgtcctaagaacggagtagttcttggacttgtatcacaaccggagtaggttgttgttttttattgtacgggtcttttagtagtcggagtagatcactaaaaaaatcaataaaaagtagattggacgtaggcacttgagtttcttgccgaaccaattcaaaaatctcgtgtttaatcttctttattttattccgctgttatttatcttgtttgttttgctttgcttaactttCAAGTAATTCATCATATCACACATTTGGTCCGATCAGCTCCATAAAAtcgagacaaatagctacagtcagaacaattgttactttcatactttagcaaacattcattttaatactcgcttaatcttgcaatattattcgaagtattctctcatctcttttgttcgTACAACTCACTTTaattaataaagttgaagttaaaatttttaaatagtacctaattcaccccctccccctcttaggtacttgaatccataaactcaacaagtTGTTTTGCAAACAAACACTTGTATAGATGTTTGAGCAAAAACGTTGAAACATATATATCATGATCGCCATCGTGCATGACCCTTCCTATTTTCCTTGGACAATTACCCTCGAGAATGATGAAGAGGAAGCAACATAGCTTGAGCTGCCATGCTTTAGTGTTGCAAATTTAATTTATGTCATGCACGATGTTGGAGCGAacatttcttttctcttctttatgAACTGAGCTTTGGAGGAGTACTTTTATAGCCAGAACTCGTACTCTGGTACACGTTCTTAACTGCACAAGGAGCACCATTTTCTTCATGCTATAGTCAGGCGCCCACCAGACTATTGATATCAACAATTTCTCTATCATTCGATGCTCTTCAGTAGCCTTTTACAATTGTCAACAATTTACGTTGTGTGTACACACTCCAAAATATGGAGGATCAGTACAACAACGACTCtattaaaaaaatatatacagAGTAATAATGATAATGCAGTATGCTACTGGTTATAGGATAAATGATTAGCATGTCATTGAAATGTATAAGGTCTTGCTAAGTTTTTATTACAGTCATGTTAAATGATGTTGTGCTCTAATGATGACCGGTTCTTTTAAGCCACAAGAGATCAGCTGTCAGAAACGAGATGAGCAGGAGGAAGTTGGAATGTTGGAATTGCTGGTTCAACCTTCAAAGAAAGCAAGGTAAAACATTCCCCTCTTGTCATAGATAACTTGGCAACTGTTCTTTTTTGCTCGTCAATTTTAGACAGAGTTGAACTGAAATAAGAGAGTCACCAACAAAAAAATCCACTGAGTgattaataacaaataaaatggtggaatttgatttatgtaatgttaaccttatcgttattaatttaagttttctcttTGAATAGTTCAACcccacaaatcttgatagtttctaaatgaaaacaaaattacatatataTTAGGGTTAAAAATGTGAAGATTATTTCAAACCAATtgaacttaaaaataaataaataaattattaatttaaaaaccTTAATATACATAGCTTGATGTTGATACaatgataagaaagattattGACACATACATACAATTTTTTTGGCAATAGGGGTAAAAAGAATTTTGGCTCACAAATATTGCCTTCCATAAAACATTTATATAGCCAAATGAGGATGCATTTTATGACTTTTagacttttttttattattattatcaaagtTAATATATACATAATTATGTAGAAAGGTTTCATGACTTTTGAGTATTCGTTTTCATTATTAGCATATTTATTCtagacataaatatagagtaaatagaaagaaatgtaaaaggttatttttttttttttttacaaaattcacATTACATGAGAATTGTTTAGAGAGTTATCTTACGAAATTAAAAGAGGTGGATATTTTGCcttgccttttatttataaattatatttatagatttatttatttatcaaatttaacaaaattgagcaagtttatttcaataagatttaagagggagttgcacatataaacaatttaaaattagggtgatgtaaatttttaattttttgtttaacctaatctagttttaaaaattaaaatattaatgtttaatgttaagtatgttattatttgctcttaatatttacaaattatttattattttataaatggtgtataattatgtgatatttatttgttgcttaaaatattctaacaataaacaaaaaaattttaaatttagtatgaatttatttttaatggttgtttaatttatctaaaaattaaaaaagccaaagttaatgtttgttatgctatTTACATTTAATGgttgaattttttttctttttaaataagaaataatGACGTGGCTTTCCATAATTGGTGACGTGGAATTTTGATTATGCaaggtggcattgtctacgtggcttttaaggtttacccttttaataatatttataaactaagataattatatttataattttgtgttcatggtgaatttaaatgagaccttcttcattccacttttattgtttaatctatacaatattattaaaaggctattTAAAGCATTTAAGtttaatccacgtgtaatttttATATAGGTTAGTAATAATTCActtatattaattacttgattatctAACTAGAAATAATCTCTAAACATCATGTGTTACTTATAAATCCTTACACTTTAAAAAGAGTAAACTTGAGGTTACTGTAGCAATGAATAGTACCCTTCCAATCCTAGCCCTTGCTCTCTGCCTCTCAATCCCGACCTTCCGTTTACCCTCTTTTATTCTCTGTCTTTCATTCTACCTTTTCATCTTTCTGGCTGGACCACTCCTTCCCTCCACCCACATACCACTTTCTACTCTCAGCTTATCTCCCTCCTCACATGGTAATTCATTTCTCCATCTTTATTAGTTTCATTTCGCCGTATTAGTTTCGGTTTTTAAGTTTACGATTTCTTTCTTATCCTCTTTATTGTCATATGGAGATCGATTTTCATATCGGGCAAATCATGTATGCGATCGAAATTAGGGTGATCAATTGGTATCCTTGTTTAATCACTTGGTGTCATGGTGATGACGATAAGGTGTTGATGTGATGGCGATGGCGATGACGATGCTGCTTCTGGATGACAACGGCGGGAACAACCATGATTTTAGCTCTGATATCCACTTATCTTAGAACGGGTGAACTCATCTTTCTCATTTTTTGTGTGTTTGTCGTCGATtagcgttattattattattattattattattattattattattattgttattattgatttgattattactgttctCATTTGGTGAAGGCCCTGGGGTGGGATTTATTACTGTTCTCATTCTCGTTCCTGATCTATGTCTTCATTTTTCTCGATTTGTCAAACCATCAAATGATTTGGAGGTTGAGGTGTATTTGTTGTATATATAAGGATTAAATCCACTTGTTTATTAACTTTCAGTTTTAATTATAGGCTTCACTTTGGAGGAAAGTTATGTGAGTATGTGACGTTCTCATTTTTCCGCTCCGCCTGCTATTGGTAACCTCCCTTACTCTTTTAATTCACATTTTAATTTGGTTGCTTTTCTTATGTTGCTTTTAGGTTTTCGAATTTGTGATTGTTGTTTGGTTATTGGATTTGTTGAAGTTCGAGTATGTTCTGGATTTTGGTGGAATGCTAAAACATTTGACACATGTCTATCTCGTGATGCCTTAAAGGTAGTATCCGTGTCGATTGGAAGTCAATTGTTTCCAGATTGTTGCGTTCGATGTTAGTTATACTCTACACCTGATTAAATTTCTTTCCTGGGCCATTTGTAGATTTTTCACTTGggttatttaattaattcataatcaCGCTCATTTGCTCATCTTGATCCTTACACGGAGATTACTTTCCCAAACTCAGGTATTTCGGGACTACTATTTCTCCTCAATTTAGGTTTCTCTGTCTTTCATTTTAAGGTTTTTGCTCTATAGTCATTACACTTTAGCCAAATAAACCGTTATACAATTCTCCCTCATATTTCTCGATTCTCATTTTGCTGGTCAAGTTCACAAGCTCTTGACGCGCATCAATCGCAGCTTCATCTTCTTCAATTTCCATCTCCTGTTGTTGTTTATCATCTCTCtctttttcatcttttctttAGGTATTCTTTCAGTTATGTATTACTCTATTAGTACTAATCTGTTCTATTTatatttctctttttcatttttatgctttgagCTGCTAGCATTAGATTTTCTTTTCAATTTGTTGTATTTTCCAATATATAACACTCCTTTCATTCTCCTTTTACTGTTTAATTTGATTTATAGTTTTGGGTCGTAATTAATTATTTCATATAATTCCTCAAGAGTGAATGGAGTCATTGCCAGATTGCATTGTTCAGTATATTTTATCTCACCTAAACAATACCAAAGATgtggtttgttgtacttttgtttcCAAACAATGAAAAGAGTCGATGCCATTCGTTAGAAACTTTTACTTCTCTAAAAACGTGTTTGATTCTGCACTTAAAGACCATTTTGTTAACCCAGATCAACCCACGAGCTGAGCTTGAGAAGAGGAAGCACAAGCTCAAGCGCCTTGTTCAATCCCCCAACTCTTTCTTCATGGTCAGTTtttttttctctattttttttcctctttttgtaCATTTGTGAAGTTAAAGTAGTTACGGAGTACATTCGATTTTTATTGTACTCCATTCGATTCATGGCTATTGATTTGCTTTATTTTCTTCTTTCGTTGTTGATTTAGTAGTGTCCCTGGTCTGTTGTTGCAGGTGTTATTATGCTTGCTGTTGGACTATGTTGTTTATTGTGGCTTGATATCGCTTGCTGCCACTTCTGGGATAGAGCCCTGTCAATTTTCAAGTTGTGTCGCCGCATTTTACTACAGGTATTTTATGGTTTGTTCTAGATTTTTTACCCGTTTGTTTAGCTTGTTCGATTGTTCAGTTGAGTATGTATTTCTGTTGCCGTTTACCctcattattgtttattattaTGTTATCCTTTACATTTAAGGTTTGTTAGTCCGTCTTATGGATCCGTGGAAATGCTCCCGGTGCTGGAATTGCTTCATTTTCTTCTTTCGTTGTTGATTTAGAAGCCTTCCTGGTCTGTTATTGCAGGTGTTATTACGCTTGTTGTTGGGACTATGTTGTTGATTGTGGCTTGATATCGATTGTTGCCACCTCTGGAATAGAGCCCTGTCAATTAATAATAGAGTCGTGTCGCCGCATTTTACTACATGTATTTTTTGGTTTGTTATGATGGTATTGATCGAGCTAACCAGTATACTGATGGTCCGTTTATCCTAATCATTGTTCGTTTTGTTCTCATTTCAGTGCAGGCCTTGTTAGTTCCGATCCTCAGGATGGAGTCGTGGAAATGCTTCTGGGTCTTGAATTCCTCAAAGTGCTCGTAAAAGGTTAGTGAACTCGCAAGCTGTTGCCaaatttgttggttttttttttccgttGGTACTGATTTTGAGGTTTTTCCTAACTTCAACTTTCCCCTTTTACTCTGTTAGTTATTACTTTGTACCCTGTTAAATTTCAAGGTTTTTCTAACTTCAACTTTTCCCTTTTACGCTgttatttcaaatttatttatttaactgCCGGCAGGTTTATTTTCCGTATACCCTGTTGAATTTTATGTTTTTGATCCTAACTCCAACTTCCCCTTTTACATAGGTTTATTTTCAGTTTGACGAGGCCATCTTCGAGACTCATATGGCTAATTCTCTTCTACTTTATCCTTCTCTCTCTATTTCCGGATGATTATTCGGGGGTGAGTTTCCCGATTGTTTTTGTACTGTTTATTCAATTCGATTCATATTTAGCACTTTATccttattttggatttttatatcATGTTTTAATAATTTAATCTATTtacattgttgtttagttttaggGGAGCTATTCAAATGGGTGGCTATTCGAGACGGCGACAAGGAAAAGGTTGGATTTATCAGGTTAAATAGGTGATTAATAGGTGATTCTCAAAGGGCCAGCCTCACCGAAAGGGACATTAAGGAGGTAATTAAACTGAATTGTGTATCTTTATTGGTTTAGTTCTGATGTCACCGTATAAAATATTAGTACAGACCGTCTTAAGCTTAACAAGGCTTCTTTTTATGTGATGTGGTACATTGAATGCTAGCTGAAATGACTGTATTGTAagcttaagacggtcttaagcaaCATTAACCCCTTTTgaatttattgttttattatgttttggCATCAAATTGTGGGATGCTACTTGGCAatttttgctaattatctgtaaATGCTTCTTACGTTTAGTGGCCGATTGGGAGCTTAGGGGTTGGATGTACGATGTCTTATCCATGTATTGTTTCTTATTGTTGGATGATAGTAAAATGCTATGCCAGAAACAGTAGCAATTAGGATAACAATTTAATGTTGTTTCGTAAtattaaataga
It includes:
- the LOC141591059 gene encoding eukaryotic translation initiation factor 2 subunit beta-like encodes the protein MSEFHEVAPFDPTKKKKKKKVNLADVAENSHLLADEGSEVKEGGSDHDNHLTEQPLNPSELISIPTDQDYLYGELLERIFGVISIKSKMAMRLPVPEVLRQGTKKTVVVNFLDFCKTMHRKPEHLQDYLEAELASNAALDGKLQLVINGRFQVKHIESILRKYANEYVICNGCKSPETVLTKENRLMFVTCENCGSTRTVAAISRGFQAPIRRARNSR